Proteins encoded together in one Chryseobacterium sp. G0201 window:
- a CDS encoding sugar MFS transporter produces MSNYSKQTNWGQFLPLVIVFFFWGFVAASNDILIPVFKKAFNLTQTESMLVQICFYVAYTVGSLIYMAVSKGLKQDLINKIGYKNGLIVGLLISAAGTLLFYPAANMGSFPLMISGLFIVGLGFSLQQIVANPLAIEVGPSETGSQRLTMAGGVNNLGTTIGPLIVSFAIFGSASAANTEASIESVKVPYLILGAAFALVAFLLKFSSLPAITPTNIENTDDSVPGEHRKSALQYPQLILGMIAIFVYVGVEVSTASNLPAYMEKDLGFETKDVAPYISLYWASMMIGRWTGAVDAFDFSAGFKKILRFLAPYLAFGLFLLVNAIAHHDLAPFYVYGLIIIAMIICDILSKGNPARMLLIFSSAGIAALLIGMFTTGMVSVYAFTSVGLFCSTLWPCIFALAINGLGKHTNQGSGLLIMMIMGGGIVSLVQGYVADLTDIHTSYIVGVICFAYLAFYAIRVSGILKSQGIDLDKISKGSGH; encoded by the coding sequence ATGTCAAATTATTCTAAACAAACTAATTGGGGACAATTCCTGCCATTAGTTATTGTGTTTTTTTTCTGGGGCTTCGTCGCTGCAAGTAACGATATCCTGATCCCGGTATTTAAAAAAGCCTTCAATTTAACGCAAACCGAAAGTATGCTCGTCCAGATCTGTTTCTACGTCGCATATACGGTTGGTTCTTTAATTTATATGGCAGTTTCAAAAGGATTGAAACAAGATTTAATTAATAAAATCGGGTATAAAAACGGTTTAATAGTTGGACTTCTTATTTCTGCAGCCGGAACATTATTATTTTATCCGGCAGCCAACATGGGATCGTTCCCATTAATGATCTCAGGATTATTTATTGTTGGATTAGGGTTCTCTTTACAACAAATTGTGGCGAACCCATTAGCTATTGAGGTCGGACCGTCTGAAACGGGGTCTCAAAGACTAACAATGGCTGGAGGTGTTAATAATTTAGGAACTACAATAGGTCCGCTTATTGTTTCTTTTGCCATTTTCGGTTCTGCAAGTGCTGCTAATACTGAAGCGAGCATAGAAAGTGTTAAAGTACCCTATCTTATTTTAGGAGCAGCATTCGCACTTGTTGCTTTTTTACTAAAATTTTCATCACTTCCCGCAATTACGCCTACCAATATTGAAAATACTGACGATTCTGTTCCCGGAGAACACAGAAAATCAGCACTACAATATCCTCAGTTGATTTTAGGAATGATCGCTATATTTGTTTATGTAGGTGTAGAGGTATCTACCGCAAGTAATTTACCTGCGTACATGGAAAAAGATTTAGGTTTTGAAACCAAAGATGTTGCTCCTTATATTTCTTTATACTGGGCATCTATGATGATCGGACGTTGGACAGGTGCTGTTGATGCATTTGATTTTAGCGCAGGATTCAAAAAGATCTTACGATTTTTAGCTCCGTATTTAGCTTTTGGATTATTCTTATTAGTGAATGCTATTGCACATCACGATTTAGCTCCGTTCTATGTTTACGGACTTATCATCATCGCAATGATCATTTGTGATATATTAAGTAAAGGAAATCCGGCAAGAATGCTTCTTATTTTCTCTTCTGCAGGTATTGCAGCTTTACTAATAGGTATGTTTACTACAGGAATGGTTTCTGTATATGCATTTACAAGTGTTGGGTTATTCTGTTCTACGCTTTGGCCGTGTATCTTCGCTCTTGCGATCAATGGACTAGGAAAACATACAAACCAAGGTTCAGGGTTATTGATTATGATGATCATGGGAGGTGGAATTGTAAGTCTTGTACAAGGATACGTAGCCGACTTAACAGATATTCACACAAGTTATATTGTTGGCGTTATCTGTTTTGCTTACTTAGCATTCTATGCGATCCGTGTAAGTGGAATTTTGAAGTCTCAAGGAATTGATCTTGATAAAATATCAAAAGGCAGTGGTCACTAA
- a CDS encoding lysophospholipid acyltransferase family protein, translating into MVKILNYIWRFWLLILAFVLTIIFGIPVYILSFNKRHYKYAYKFIRLWSYLMFFGMGLRYEVINLSNQKPDKNKPHVFISNHTSIMDIMLMCILCSKHPVCFVGKKELVKIPIFGTIYKRICVMVDRSSPRSRADVYRRCAEKMEEGNSIVIFPEGGVPDDTSIILDEFKDGAFTLSSKHQSPIAIYTFIGLKEIFPFDNAKGHPGKVKVYFNGILDSSTSPKDLKTEAFDTIKKTLLERSI; encoded by the coding sequence GTGGTAAAGATTTTAAATTATATTTGGAGATTCTGGCTGCTGATTTTAGCCTTTGTTTTAACGATTATTTTCGGAATACCTGTTTATATTTTATCTTTTAATAAAAGACATTATAAATACGCCTATAAATTTATACGACTTTGGAGCTACCTGATGTTCTTCGGCATGGGCCTGAGATATGAGGTCATCAATCTTTCCAACCAAAAACCTGACAAGAATAAACCCCACGTTTTCATATCCAACCATACCTCTATTATGGATATTATGCTGATGTGCATTTTATGCTCCAAACATCCGGTTTGCTTTGTGGGGAAAAAAGAATTAGTGAAAATTCCTATTTTCGGTACCATATATAAAAGGATATGCGTTATGGTAGACAGAAGCAGCCCTAGAAGCCGTGCAGATGTTTACCGCAGATGCGCCGAGAAAATGGAAGAAGGAAACAGCATCGTCATTTTTCCGGAAGGAGGTGTTCCGGATGATACTTCTATTATTTTGGATGAATTTAAAGACGGCGCATTCACATTATCTTCAAAACATCAGTCCCCTATCGCAATCTATACCTTCATCGGATTAAAGGAAATTTTTCCGTTTGACAACGCAAAAGGGCATCCTGGTAAAGTAAAAGTTTATTTTAACGGAATTTTAGACTCTTCAACCTCTCCAAAAGACCTGAAAACAGAAGCATTTGACACAATAAAAAAAACCTTGCTAGAACGTTCTATTTAA
- a CDS encoding GtrA family protein, with protein MRDILLRQKQILFFIIAGGLSAIIEIGSFKAFSTYLPQFLSNETNFHGIHYPLSNIFSTSCGIITNYFLSIWFVFERGKHSKRKEFAYFMVVSFISTLLSLGFFQIFYSFIFKDNINLIFYTLSPEITSKIAAILLVSVLNYSIKKKIIFNG; from the coding sequence ATGAGAGATATACTACTACGTCAAAAACAAATTTTGTTCTTCATCATTGCTGGAGGGCTCAGCGCTATTATAGAGATCGGGAGCTTTAAAGCCTTCAGCACTTATCTGCCTCAGTTTTTATCTAATGAAACCAACTTCCACGGAATCCACTATCCTTTAAGTAATATTTTCTCCACAAGCTGCGGGATCATTACCAATTACTTCCTGAGCATATGGTTTGTATTTGAAAGAGGGAAGCATTCAAAAAGAAAAGAGTTTGCCTATTTCATGGTCGTTTCTTTTATTTCAACATTATTAAGTCTTGGGTTCTTCCAAATATTCTACAGTTTTATATTTAAAGACAATATCAATTTAATTTTTTATACCTTGAGTCCCGAAATAACCAGTAAGATTGCTGCAATATTATTGGTTTCAGTTCTTAATTATTCTATAAAAAAGAAAATAATATTTAACGGTTAA